From one Streptomyces sp. N50 genomic stretch:
- the tuf gene encoding elongation factor Tu yields MSKTAYVRTKPHLNIGTMGHVDHGKTTLTAAITKVLAEHGASTFVPFDRIDRAPEEAARGITINIAHVEYETDTRHYAHVDMPGHADYVKNMVTGAAQLDGAILVVSALDGIMPQTAEHVLLARQVGVDHIVVALNKADAGDDELTDLVELEVRELLTANGYGGDSVPVVRVSGLKALEGDPRWTASIDALLDAVDTYVPMPERYLDAPFLLPVENVLTITGRGTVVTGAIERGTVRVGDRIEVLGAAVDTVVTGLETFGKPMAEAQAGDSVALLLRGVPRDAVRRGHIVAAPGSVVPSRRFSAQVYVLSAREGGRTTAVSTGYRPQFYIRTADVVGDIDLGETAVARPGDTVTMSVELGREVPLEPGLGFAIREGGRTVGAGTVTKVG; encoded by the coding sequence ATGTCCAAAACGGCATACGTCCGCACGAAACCGCATCTGAACATCGGCACGATGGGCCATGTCGACCACGGCAAGACCACCCTGACCGCCGCCATCACCAAGGTCCTCGCCGAGCACGGCGCGTCCACCTTCGTACCGTTCGACCGGATCGACCGGGCGCCGGAGGAGGCCGCGCGCGGCATCACCATCAACATCGCGCACGTCGAGTACGAGACCGACACCCGGCACTACGCGCACGTGGACATGCCGGGCCATGCCGACTACGTCAAGAACATGGTCACCGGGGCCGCGCAGCTCGACGGGGCGATCCTCGTCGTCTCCGCGCTCGACGGGATCATGCCGCAGACCGCCGAACACGTGCTGCTCGCCCGGCAGGTGGGCGTCGACCACATCGTGGTCGCGCTCAACAAGGCCGACGCGGGCGACGACGAGCTCACCGACCTGGTCGAGCTGGAGGTCCGCGAACTGCTCACCGCGAACGGCTACGGCGGCGACTCCGTACCCGTCGTACGGGTGTCCGGCCTCAAGGCCCTTGAGGGGGACCCCCGTTGGACGGCGTCGATCGACGCGCTGCTCGACGCCGTGGACACGTATGTGCCGATGCCCGAGCGGTATCTGGACGCGCCGTTCCTGTTGCCGGTCGAGAACGTGCTCACGATCACCGGGCGCGGGACCGTCGTCACGGGTGCGATCGAGCGCGGCACGGTCCGGGTGGGCGACCGGATCGAAGTGCTCGGCGCCGCCGTCGACACGGTGGTCACGGGCCTGGAGACCTTCGGCAAGCCCATGGCGGAGGCGCAGGCCGGCGACAGCGTGGCGCTGCTGCTGCGCGGTGTCCCACGCGACGCGGTCCGCCGTGGGCACATCGTCGCGGCGCCCGGCAGCGTCGTGCCCAGCCGCCGTTTCTCGGCGCAGGTGTACGTCCTGTCGGCCCGCGAGGGCGGCCGCACGACCGCCGTGTCGACCGGCTACCGGCCGCAGTTCTACATCCGCACCGCGGACGTGGTCGGCGACATCGACCTGGGCGAGACGGCGGTCGCCCGCCCCGGCGACACCGTCACGATGTCGGTCGAGCTGGGCCGTGAGGTCCCGCTGGAGCCGGGGCTCGGCTTCGCGATCCGCGAGGGCGGGCGGACGGTGGGGGCGGGGACGGTGACGAAGGTGGGCTGA
- a CDS encoding DNA alkylation repair protein: MRVTGAGTARVPGSVLADTVLERLTVTYAAAADPERAVPMRAYMKDIAPFLGLTTPVRRALSRTVLEGTPRPDETDCTAIALRCWELPEREYQYFAVDYLRRHVRHCTSGFLPVARHLVSTVPWWDTVDALASHVVGGLVAADPKLVADMDEWIVDEDMWVARTALLHQLRYKERTDTERLFAYCLRQSGHPDFFIRKAIGWCLREYAKTDPEAVRGFLAQEKGRFAPLSVREALKNIGA; the protein is encoded by the coding sequence ATGAGAGTCACAGGTGCGGGCACCGCGCGGGTGCCGGGCAGCGTTCTCGCGGACACCGTGCTGGAGCGGCTCACGGTCACGTACGCCGCCGCGGCCGACCCGGAGCGGGCCGTGCCCATGCGGGCGTACATGAAGGACATCGCGCCCTTCCTGGGCCTCACCACACCCGTACGCAGGGCGTTGTCCCGCACGGTCCTGGAGGGCACACCCCGCCCCGACGAGACCGACTGCACCGCGATCGCCCTGCGCTGCTGGGAGCTGCCGGAGCGCGAGTACCAGTACTTCGCGGTGGACTACCTGCGCCGCCATGTGAGGCACTGCACGTCCGGTTTCCTGCCGGTCGCCCGCCATCTCGTCTCGACGGTCCCTTGGTGGGACACCGTCGACGCACTCGCCTCCCACGTAGTGGGAGGCCTGGTCGCCGCCGATCCGAAGCTGGTCGCCGACATGGACGAGTGGATCGTCGACGAGGACATGTGGGTCGCCCGTACGGCCCTCCTCCACCAGCTGCGCTACAAGGAGCGCACCGACACCGAACGCCTCTTCGCGTACTGCCTGCGCCAGTCCGGGCACCCGGACTTCTTCATCCGCAAGGCGATCGGCTGGTGCCTGCGCGAGTACGCCAAGACCGACCCGGAGGCGGTCCGCGGGTTCCTCGCCCAGGAGAAGGGGCGGTTCGCGCCGTTGTCGGTGCGCGAGGCCTTGAAGAACATCGGCGCCTGA
- a CDS encoding TVP38/TMEM64 family protein: MLADAATDSGGTRSGGTATATPQATAHVTAPALAAAVTVPAAMAVAPLPPVAPTGLAARCTRALLSPWSRLSLLLALLAGAASTVLLFHPQRLLSDGWPPQLGGAMAALVFAAAYGLCSVAFVPRPLLNLAAGALFGSQLGTGAALAGTVLGAGISFGLGRVLGQDALRPLLRGRWLKAADGQLSRHGFRSMMAARLFPGLPFWGVNYCAAVSRMRWTPFLLATALGSLPNTAAYVVAGARASSPTSPAFLIAMACIALPALGGAVVAWRKRHHLRAP, translated from the coding sequence ATGCTCGCCGATGCCGCCACCGACTCTGGGGGCACCCGCTCTGGAGGCACCGCCACGGCCACTCCCCAGGCCACAGCCCATGTCACTGCCCCGGCACTCGCCGCAGCAGTGACCGTCCCCGCGGCCATGGCCGTGGCGCCGCTGCCGCCCGTCGCCCCGACCGGTCTCGCCGCGCGCTGCACGAGAGCCCTGCTCTCGCCGTGGTCGCGGCTGTCGCTGCTCCTCGCGCTGCTCGCCGGGGCCGCGTCGACCGTGCTGCTCTTCCACCCGCAGCGCCTGCTCTCCGACGGCTGGCCACCCCAACTCGGCGGCGCCATGGCCGCGTTGGTGTTCGCGGCGGCGTACGGCCTGTGCAGCGTGGCGTTCGTACCGCGCCCCCTGCTGAACCTCGCGGCGGGCGCGCTGTTCGGCTCCCAGCTGGGCACCGGCGCCGCGCTGGCGGGCACGGTGCTCGGCGCCGGGATCTCCTTCGGCCTGGGCCGCGTACTGGGCCAGGACGCGCTGCGCCCGCTGCTGCGGGGCCGCTGGCTGAAGGCCGCGGACGGGCAGCTCAGCAGACACGGCTTCCGGTCGATGATGGCCGCACGGCTCTTCCCGGGACTGCCGTTCTGGGGCGTGAACTACTGCGCCGCCGTCTCCCGCATGCGCTGGACGCCGTTCCTGCTCGCGACGGCGCTGGGGTCGCTCCCGAACACCGCCGCCTACGTAGTCGCCGGCGCCCGCGCCTCCAGCCCCACCTCACCGGCCTTCCTGATCGCGATGGCCTGTATCGCCCTGCCCGCTCTGGGCGGCGCCGTGGTGGCCTGGCGCAAGCGCCACCACCTGCGGGCCCCGTGA
- a CDS encoding thiolase family protein, whose amino-acid sequence MRDAVIVEAVRTPVGKGKPNGTLAQVHPVELLSHTLRSLVERTGIDPAVIDDVIGGTVTQVGEQAVNITRQAVLSAGFPESVPATTVDRQCGSSQQAVHFAAQGVISGAYDIVVACGVESMGRVPMGSSVLPGTDPFGPGVAGRYPEGLVPQGISAELIAAKWSMTRDQLDAFAVSSHLKAAAAWDAGLFDAQVAPLEGASRDECVRPGSTTEILAGLKPAFYDATYAERFPQIEWNITPGNSSPINDGASAVLITSSETAARLGLRPLARLHSFAVTGSDPLLMLTGVIPATEKVLRRASLTLDDIDLFEVNEAFSSVVLAWQQETGADLAKVNVHGGAIAIGHPLGASGTRLTTTLVHAMRDRGARYGLQTMCEAGGLANAMILEAV is encoded by the coding sequence ATGCGTGACGCAGTGATCGTCGAAGCCGTACGCACGCCCGTAGGCAAGGGCAAGCCGAACGGCACCCTCGCCCAGGTCCACCCCGTCGAACTCCTCTCGCACACCCTGCGCAGCCTCGTCGAGCGCACCGGGATCGACCCGGCGGTCATCGACGACGTCATCGGCGGCACGGTCACCCAGGTCGGTGAGCAGGCCGTCAACATCACCCGGCAGGCCGTGCTGTCGGCGGGCTTCCCGGAGTCGGTGCCCGCGACCACGGTGGACCGCCAGTGCGGCTCGTCCCAGCAGGCCGTGCACTTCGCGGCGCAGGGCGTGATCTCCGGGGCGTACGACATCGTCGTGGCCTGCGGGGTGGAGTCCATGGGGCGCGTGCCGATGGGGTCGAGTGTGCTGCCCGGCACGGATCCCTTCGGCCCCGGTGTCGCCGGGCGCTACCCGGAGGGCCTCGTCCCGCAGGGGATCAGCGCCGAACTCATCGCCGCCAAGTGGTCGATGACACGCGACCAGTTGGACGCCTTCGCGGTCTCCTCGCACCTCAAGGCGGCCGCCGCCTGGGACGCGGGACTCTTCGACGCCCAAGTCGCACCCCTGGAGGGCGCATCGCGCGACGAGTGCGTACGGCCCGGCAGCACGACCGAGATCCTGGCCGGCCTCAAGCCCGCCTTCTACGACGCGACGTACGCCGAGCGCTTCCCGCAGATCGAGTGGAACATCACCCCCGGCAACTCCAGCCCCATCAACGACGGCGCCTCCGCCGTGCTCATCACGTCCAGCGAGACGGCGGCCCGGCTCGGCCTGCGCCCGCTGGCCCGGCTGCACAGCTTCGCGGTGACCGGTTCCGACCCGCTGCTCATGCTCACCGGGGTCATCCCGGCCACCGAGAAGGTGCTGCGCCGGGCCTCGCTCACCCTCGACGACATCGACCTGTTCGAGGTCAACGAGGCGTTCTCCAGCGTCGTGCTGGCCTGGCAGCAGGAGACGGGCGCGGATCTCGCCAAGGTCAACGTGCACGGCGGCGCCATCGCGATCGGGCATCCGCTCGGGGCGAGCGGTACACGGCTGACGACCACCCTGGTGCACGCGATGCGGGACCGAGGGGCGCGCTACGGGCTGCAGACGATGTGCGAGGCGGGCGGTCTCGCCAACGCGATGATCCTTGAGGCGGTCTGA
- a CDS encoding helix-turn-helix domain-containing protein, whose protein sequence is MAALKNKPTPKDPRPCSIADALALVGEKYSLLVLREVCLGNRRFDQLVRNIGAPRDVLAARLRRLVDAGILTRRTYSEHPQRFEYRPTEAGLELEPVLMTLMAWGDRHLQKDDDRPMVIEHICGNELVPVVTCTACGAPVHHQDLTAHPQSPGWTVTGPTAA, encoded by the coding sequence ATGGCCGCCCTCAAAAACAAGCCCACCCCCAAAGACCCGCGCCCCTGCTCCATCGCCGACGCCCTCGCACTCGTCGGCGAGAAGTACTCCCTGCTCGTCCTACGGGAGGTGTGTCTCGGCAACCGCCGTTTCGACCAGCTGGTCCGCAACATCGGCGCCCCGCGCGACGTCCTGGCCGCCCGGCTGCGCCGCCTCGTCGACGCCGGGATCCTGACCCGGCGGACGTACAGCGAGCACCCGCAGCGCTTCGAGTACCGGCCCACCGAGGCGGGGCTCGAACTGGAGCCGGTCCTGATGACTCTCATGGCATGGGGCGACCGTCATCTCCAGAAGGATGACGATCGCCCCATGGTGATCGAGCACATCTGCGGCAACGAACTGGTCCCGGTCGTCACCTGCACGGCCTGCGGCGCCCCGGTCCATCACCAGGACCTGACGGCCCACCCGCAGTCACCGGGCTGGACCGTGACAGGCCCGACGGCGGCCTGA